The window TCTGGCACCGATCATGACTTCTCAGCTCTTTCTTTAACCTCGACCTGCTTTAATAAcaatctcttttatttttctttgtttggatttcaattttaatttcaaattgaTTTCTAAAAATAAACAATTCAGGCAAGGTCCTTAATGGCTATTCGCGATGAATTGAGAAAGGTCCGCAGGTGCTTAGACATGAATCAAAGGAAGCAAAGGCAAGACCAGCATCAAGAAGGCCAAACAGTTGGCCAGAAATGGGAGGAAAAAGTGGCAGTTCCTCCTAACCCTCTGAAGGATAGTGGAAAGAGGAACAGAGGAGGGCAAGAAGCATCTACAGAAAATTACTATTACTAGAACAAACAAATTAGAAAACCTCACAACCTAAACAGCGAATGAAAAATTACTCTTTCAGGGGTTCATATGTAATAGAGAACAACACCATTAACGCATCAACAGCAACAAACTCACCATATTTGCTTGAAAGACATTAACAGAATAACAGCAATGAAAAATCACCACTACAACTGATTAAAGATAGGCAGCATGATTATACAATGTCGGGTCCAATGGAATCAACTCTTTGGGAGGATGAAGAAAGAATAGTGTCCTGCTCGTCAAGGTAAGCTTTCTTTCCAGTAAGTGAGTAACAGCTTGTATGGTTTAACAGTACTTTTGGCTAATGGCTCTGGTTCTGTAGAGATACAAAATCTGGAATTCTTTAGTAATTGCAAGGACTGCGAAAAATTTATTCCATGTGATCATACCTCATCTGCATAAGACAGAAAGAGGAATTTCTTCAATGTGGCAATACCTCCTGCACAAGACAGAATGAAAGAAGTGATAAATTAATTGGTTGCAAACCGGGGCATTTGGGAGTAAGAACAGAAGCTCTGATTCTGATGAGCTTACCTTTGGATTGTGAGTTTAACTCGAAGCTGGCAGTAGGTGGCAGCAAAGGTAGTTGTGGGCAGCAGGTGGAGCGGTGGCTCACGGCAAGGGGACAATGGCTCACAAAACCATGTGTTCTCTGCACCTATTCTAGCAAAaacgagatagagagagagagagagggtttttctgtttttaatcgaaattacaattttacccatGCTCATTAACAGGTTAGCGCATAATAgattgaaatttattttgaatagAACAGAAATTAACTATCTTGCTCAGAAATTGAAACTGAAATCCAACGAAAGAGGCCCTTAAACACATGGCCACATTAAGTGAAATGTGTGAAAGAAAAGATATTAGGACCAATAAGGTGGGTTTTGAGGCAACCAAATTATGGTATTTTATTATAGTTGTCGCTGTAATCAACCAACTCAAAATGCTAATACACATaatcattccccccccccccccccccttcttccccttctcccccaccctccccctctcccatcccacacccccaaaaaatacaCCAAAAGAAACAGAAGGAAAAGCCAATAcagttgcagattttttttgaaaaaaatcataCATATAAATACACCCAAAAAATGATTCACAGGATGTCTATAAAAAAACTAATGTTACATGCAAAGGCCTTTGATGAGTTGGAGAAAGAGAGACTCTGTTCAGACAGAAGACTTTGATGAAGGATGCTTTGGATCTTCCACTGCTGGAACGTGGACACTAGAGCCTGGTGGTACGCTGCAGGAGATCTCTCTAACTGGGCTTGTGGGAACAGGTAGAACATCCTTGTCCACCACTGGACTTACAGTAGCAGTAAAAACATGTGGAGATGGTGCTGAAGGTGATGATGATAGTGGTGGTGTGGATGGTGGGGTTGGGGCTGCAGATGTAGGAATTGAAGTGAAGCTCGCACTGGTGGTCCTAGAAACTGAAATGGGACGAACTTCTGTGACCTCTTCTATGCCCTCATCCAAGTAAACAACATCCTGCATGGTGAGCTGGTGGTATTCGACAATCTCTCTCAGGAAGCGATTTTCACGTGCATAGATAGAGTTCTCATGTGCCAAACGAGCCTTCTCAGCCAGAAGTGTCTCCAGTTGAAGCCGAATCTGAGATGCAAACATTGTTTATCAAAATTTGGAATAGACATGATTTGATCCGAAGAAGGCATTTCCAATTCCCATGATAGTTCTCTACCATCTTATCACTGATACAATATTCATGACTCTTGAATAGTTGAATAAATGGAACATTGTGGGAGGAAACACAACGCACAATCATATTTTATCACacataatcatcaacaaaagcatTGTCACAACTCCATAAGTTCAGCTATCATAATCATGTCAGATCATGTATATCCAATAAAATAGTACATGCATCTACATCCCATCACCTTGATATCATTTCGCCCTTCCAGCCAACAACCAGGCAGATAGCTCCTTACTAGGAGCAGGAAATAGCCCTTCACCGTGCATGATTTCATTCATAAGAGTGACATGTTCCTTCAGATGTACTAATATAGTTCTCTCTTCCCAATATTTGCCATTCCTCCTTCCCACTCAcatgcaaaatatatttgaaagggaaaaaataaatgacATGCACACCAAttgatgcagatctgaagacTTACATCCGTAGGAAGAAGGCCAACAAGAGAGGCCAAACTGGGGCCTAGTCCTGTTGATGTTATGCTGTTTTAGTTGcattctatacttagtttatgaGTCTTTGTTATGTTTTAATTGTCACTTGAATCGTGGTCTAATACTGGTCCAATgtttgagttaatttaagtagtttaattTTTTGAAGTTAGCAATTAAGTTCCTCGGTCCACACCACTTACAGGCAGGTATAAGATTAGTTATGTGGTTGTGTAATGTAAAGAGAATTGGCTAGGGTGGGATTCCCACTCCAAGCCCAACTCAAAGTCTTAGTTttcaagttataaataaagctgtGTGTGGGGGGTTTCATTACCTTACTCTGAATTGAAGCTTGCTTCTGCAACTTGTCTTCTACTGTGAAGatttccttgtgtttgatcaaggtaAAGGGATTAGTGTGTGATCCAATTGACaacttgcggtgtgaagcccgggtagATCTTCTACTGTTATTGTTCAAGTTCTACTACTGATTTACTGGTTTGTAATCCTTAATCTCAGATCATAGCCATTATCAAGTAAGTGTTCTTAAATTTCTGCAACTAGaatcctagtttctaattattcTGATACAAGGGTTTTTTCTAGAGTAAATAAATCAGTCACTCGATCTTTTTGAAATTTCTACCACATGTTCACAAATCCTAATCTAGAAATCGATTCAAATTTGGCCCTGTTCTGACAGCTAGATTTggatatatttttgttttccttattCTGCCCCTACCTCCATTAAAGCACTGTTTAGACCTTCGATCACCCATAACCGATTCTGTTTACATGACCTAATTAAGCTGCTGATATTAGATTACATCATATCTGAATTTAGTAAATTAATTTCATATTCTAAACCCGAAATTACCCTGTTAGCCCTACTCCTATTTTCACTAGGAGTTGATCATAACTTCTGTTTTACCCATCCGTTTTGGCTGAAACTTTCACCaaacctctcccccccccccccgcccccatTACCTATTACACTTGACCTCATTCACAGCCCCATCCAACCACCTATTTTATTGTTATCTTAAATCACCCTAATCTGAACCTTATCCCCCTGAATAAAGATCTTGTTTTGGCTACTGATTTGATATTCAAACCAGTACTACATTAACAGACTAATAATAGAACAGGGAAATGTCAAAATGCAAAAAGTAAAACACAGACCAATCACAAATTTAATAAGCATAGCATGGAATTAGTTCTCCCACTATACAAACTCTCTACCTTCAGCCAACAGATCTGCCAAGGCATTAGCCAATCAGGATATCCAAAAGAAATCATGTTCAAATAACAAGCACATGACAGGTGTTATCCAAGAAATGCAAGTGACTCCAGTAGCCACCAGCTGACCTCCTGACTCCTAGATGGTGAGTGAATCAGCCACCAATACCACTCTCTAAAACACCACTAAATGGCCAATCTCAGACACCAGAACCTTTATCTTTTTCCCATCTCCACTTTCAGCAACATTCAATGTACATCCAAGCATCAATGATCCAATACCCATTTAATGTCCATGATCCAGGTGACTAAGTTACAGGCATAAAGGACAAGCATTCAGAGAGGCATGGCAAATGTTAATACAAGGAGAAAGATATCGCCATGTATGTCCCGAAGAGGACACAAATTCATATCTATATCCATGAATTAACTTACAAGATTGAGACTTAGGGAGAAAATATCTTAACCAAGGGTACAGTTTAGATTGGTATGTTTTAAAAGAGCTGTCAGATGAATCATCTGAGGTCCATGCCATGGTAAACAAGAACTCATTTGAAGAGCAGAAATGCAGGCGTTGTCAATAAAATCCACgcaagcacacacacacacacacacacaaaagaaaatacatataaaTGCATCATAAAAATCAGAACCACAAGAGATGCTTTTCTCTAAATTGAATTTGTTTTCAGAGAGGGGGGAGAGGAACAGGGAAAGCCTACCAGATCATCATCCTCTGGACTATCCCCCTTCTCATGACTCTCCCTGAGAATTCTATTCTCCTCTTCTAGCTGAGCACATCGCTCCTTGGCAAAAGCCAGATCTGCTTTGACCGTTTTTAGCTCTCGTAGAAGAAGTTTGGCTTTGGCTGCCGTTGCCATTGCAACCTGTGTCTCAAAAGAAAGGCCAATCATATATATTACCAGCAGAAAGATACATTTGGAAAGcaaattttaatgaaaataacCGAAAAAAATAAACAGACCATATTAAAATTAAAGCCCCCTAAATCTGAGTTAATAACTGATGAAGGTACTGGAACATGCCACTCACTGAATTAATAAAGATTATTCAATTATTTTGGTTCATCTGTTAAGCCTTTCTAACTCCAAAGTACAATACATACTACAGGTCAACAAATAAAGGATGGCATCAAAGCGGACGCATGATTAATTTAATTGTTTATGAACATAAGAACCCAACCAATATTCGCAAATGCTTTTACTATATGATCCAGTGATACACAATTGCCACCTTACGTCGCGGGATGCCTTGAGTTGAGTCTCATGGTCCATTTGCATCTGCGCTTGCTGCTGTGGAGCACATACATCATTGGCTTGGTTCTGTGAATCAGAACCGCTACCCTTTTTCCTGATCTGCAGCCTACGGGTTTCTTGAATGATATCAGCAGTACGATTCTCAACAATTGTCAGACCCTCCTGTACAATTTTCATACAAAATATATCAAAGCATGGACATGCAGTAAATATATACACTGAGAAAGAAATAATGAAAATGCACGCATGACATATTTCTCTTTGAGACTGACCTTGGAACTTAGACCAGGCAAAACATTTGAATTAGCAACAATAGTGAACTTGAATATTACATTATTTTGAACTTTACCTCCAAAGATTTTCCAATTGTACCGCCAAGGTAATTAAGAGAAGAGGTGATTGCATCTAGCCCCTTCTGAATTTTAGGATTCTCCGACTTGCGACCGCTCTCAGATGATAGATAAGGCTGCTGGAACTGCAATTAGAAAATAAGCACAATGAAGGGACACGTAAATGTAAAGCAAAATAAGAAGGATAAAGCATTTCAAAACAAGTGGCCACTGAATGGACCAAAAGacaaatttaaaaattccataCTTAAGAGTGAGATGGGGTGAGGACTGAAGCCTGAGTCTATTGCGTTGACCACCGTTGAACACAATTAAATCCCTTCAGTTAACCACTTTAAAACTAGTAATTTTGTAAGGAAGTGTATTATAAGTACAAacgtctaaaaaagtaagtaaAAATATTtaaggactgagttttccttcacccaaggTGAACAGAAAATATCTTAATCCACGGGTTTTGGTGGTTGGATGGGACTCCAGGAATAAAGCCAAGGGCATTGATGGAGAaaagtcacttagagggcttattttattgggaatATGCCttaggttgggttatgtatgtgttgggcctttgatactgtgggtttactttgtaattggccaatttaatgagcctaaaatatgggtagaaagtaggaaaacaggatttacttcattagtttagttagagtcctgttttgagtctgttttctttaatatttcactttcctagtcaatttaggttactttattagttaaggattgggttaggccttccctttttagtgtctaagtctatttttgagtcttctatataagtttgtaagggaggccagcattgtacacgaatttgaataGTAGAAAAGTTTgcttatgcaatgttgaaatcttgagataggataggtgagGCCTAGGGAGAGATGCCCATTCCATTCCCCCATCTCCTTCCATTGATTATAGACTCCAAGCCCTAACTCTGTTCAACTCGATTTCAAGAGAATAACAAGATTGCTGAGATTTCTTTCTACAAGATTCTTTCATTGATTCTTGAAGATTACTCTCATCAGCCGAACCATCAATAGCATTCCTATCATTGATCCAAAAGACtctagggttttccaaaaccctaagtgCTGCTCAATCTCAGTTTCTCTTGTTCTGATCGGTTTCTTCTATTGGGGAGAGTTCAACTTAATTCTTCAAGAGATCATTCAACTTCAATTGCAGCTTCAACAGGCTATTATTTTGTGGATTATATTCCTTGTGGTTATCAAtttgagatctcatcattctcttccaacaaagttgagatcccattgttctctttcttgtcctctgggtgttttctatttgatcctgcctgggactagacctattctggttcttTACATTACGCATTTCGAACTTCATACAATGGGGGGCAGAGGGAATAATAAAACCTAAATGGCTAGATTCTCTTCACCCAcgatgaagaaaaactttcgCCAATATTTCATCGAACAGATACCACAGATAAATGAACATGTATACTTTCTGATTGATATTTTAGAACTCAATACTGTATATCGTatatttgaatttcaaatttagCATCGTATTCAGATTGTTATTGCTTAAGGATATCCTTTACACTTCTATTTATAAAGTTTTCTTCCAAAACTAACATTTTAAGGATGGTGATACGGGTCAATTCCTTGGTGACCTTTCTTTGGACAACTTAACTTTTTGTAATAGTTAGACAATGAATTATTGAATAAAAGTTTTGAGGCATCCTTGCACTCAGTTATGGTAGTAAATcattgtttcaacagctgggacagctgtgggtgagagacccagggctgagaaagcccatccccctctacccccttcttcttctaactttctcctcccttcctaCTCGACCAACATTGCTGTGCTGTTTTCTGTGACTGCAATTAATCACTGTGAGAGTATACTTTGAAGACCCGAATCAAGCCGCTGTCAAGTTCTTATTAGTTGCTGCTATTATACAACCTGAGGCTCCAGAACACCTGCGGATCTGCAGTTTCAGCCCAGTTACTCCTGCAAACTTCAAGCCTTGATTCCTCAGTAACTTGTACTCTGTTTCAGCAGGGGTTTGGAGGACTGAATC is drawn from Telopea speciosissima isolate NSW1024214 ecotype Mountain lineage chromosome 1, Tspe_v1, whole genome shotgun sequence and contains these coding sequences:
- the LOC122648819 gene encoding uncharacterized protein LOC122648819 isoform X1, with the translated sequence MAYRRRHGLTKASTFKEEIRHPSEESSSSSLAAQAIRASSAHRDSSFSSAYGESALASAYKEPNHQRSFGSRQDPTSYKYTSFENLNESKHGFWGILARKAKAILDDDNAAQQFETSNKTTPQVLETSTGGRFQQPYLSSESGRKSENPKIQKGLDAITSSLNYLGGTIGKSLEEGLTIVENRTADIIQETRRLQIRKKGSGSDSQNQANDVCAPQQQAQMQMDHETQLKASRDVAMATAAKAKLLLRELKTVKADLAFAKERCAQLEEENRILRESHEKGDSPEDDDLIRLQLETLLAEKARLAHENSIYARENRFLREIVEYHQLTMQDVVYLDEGIEEVTEVRPISVSRTTSASFTSIPTSAAPTPPSTPPLSSSPSAPSPHVFTATVSPVVDKDVLPVPTSPVREISCSVPPGSSVHSLSFSNSSKAFACNISFFIDIL
- the LOC122648819 gene encoding uncharacterized protein LOC122648819 isoform X3, with product MAYRRRHGLTKASTFKEEIRHPSEESSSSSLAAQAIRASSAHRDSSFSSAYGESALASAYKEPNHQRSFGSRQDPTSYKYTSFENLNESKHGFWGILARKAKAILDDDNAAQQFETSNKTTPQVLETSTGGRFQQPYLSSESGRKSENPKIQKGLDAITSSLNYLGGTIGKSLEEGLTIVENRTADIIQETRRLQIRKKGSGSDSQNQANDVCAPQQQAQMQMDHETQLKASRDVAMATAAKAKLLLRELKTVKADLAFAKERCAQLEEENRILRESHEKGDSPEDDDLIRLQLETLLAEKARLAHENSIYARENRFLREIVEYHQLTMQDVVYLDEGIEEVTEVRPISVSRTTSASFTSIPTSAAPTPPSTPPLSSSPSAPSPHVFTATVSPVVDKDVLPVPTSPVREISCSVPPGSSV
- the LOC122648819 gene encoding uncharacterized protein LOC122648819 isoform X2 is translated as MAYRRRHGLTKASTFKEEIRHPSEESSSSSLAAQAIRASSAHRDSSFSSAYGESALASAYKEPNHQRSFGSRQDPTSYKYTSFENLNESKHGFWGILARKAKAILDDDNAAQQFETSNKTTPQVLETSTGGRFQQPYLSSESGRKSENPKIQKGLDAITSSLNYLGGTIGKSLEEGLTIVENRTADIIQETRRLQIRKKGSGSDSQNQANDVCAPQQQAQMQMDHETQLKASRDVAMATAAKAKLLLRELKTVKADLAFAKERCAQLEEENRILRESHEKGDSPEDDDLIRLQLETLLAEKARLAHENSIYARENRFLREIVEYHQLTMQDVVYLDEGIEEVTEVRPISVSRTTSASFTSIPTSAAPTPPSTPPLSSSPSAPSPHVFTATVSPVVDKDVLPVPTSPVREISCSVPPGSSVHVPAVEDPKHPSSKSSV